A portion of the Lolium rigidum isolate FL_2022 chromosome 1, APGP_CSIRO_Lrig_0.1, whole genome shotgun sequence genome contains these proteins:
- the LOC124683127 gene encoding uncharacterized protein LOC124683127, with product MRPLYAVLQYAHKTRMHSGFMPRMMAAREELLSLFKEGSEDLKNVIDVVDKRVEDLYNDTLMIAAGMLDPDAHYKYDLASNPHYMQAFTMAIQKVADSPANAAEALEQFEMFRSSSGRFDKELARHGAGKAGPAHWWLLYGGEVRILQGYAFRIVSQCMSSSGCERNWSPFALMHAQAKNQLAYEKLHKLVYVRYNLRLRTEESKIDNEEKDGKGNKEFDPCWMMMDVELYDKENPIMDWLNIPRTGSASLTLLDDANECDPATPSRAVVDMICKAVSSEDVLDKPIGAWESKKSGMLDGRRQKRKKGKTATNVEGSSHAMSTRNKKKDLSSPR from the exons ATGCGACCACTTTATGCTGTACTTCAGTATGCACATAAGACAAGGATGCATTCTGGGTTTATGCCTAGGATGATGGCTGCTAGGGAAGAATTGCTCTCTCTTTTTAAAGAGGGGTCAGAAGATTTGAAGAATGTAATAGATGTGGTGGACaagagggtggaagatctgtacaaTGACACTCTCATGATTGCAG CTGGTATGCTTGATCCCGACGCTCACTACAAGTATGATCTTGCCAGCAATCCACATTATATGCAAGCATTCACAATGGCTATTCAGAAGGTTGCAGACTCACCTGCAAATGCAGCTGAGGCACTTGAACAATTTGAAATGTTCCGTTCTTCCAGTGGTAGGTTTGACAAAGAATTAGCTCGGCATGGAGCTGGCAAAGCGGGACCAGCTCATTGGTGGCTGCTATATGGAGGAGAAGTCAGAATACTACAGGGTTATGCGTTTCGAATCGTGTCTCAGTGCATGTCCTCTAGTGGGTGTGAGCGTAACTGGAGCCCATTTGCATTAATGCACGCACAAGCAAAAAACCAGCTAGCTTATGAAAAGCTCCACAAGTTGGTCTATGTCCGCTACAATCTCAGGCTGCGGACCGAAGAATCCAAAATAGACAACGAAGAAAAAGATGGCAAGGGAAATAAAGAGTTTGATCCTTGCTGGATGATGATGGATGTTGAACTATATGATAAAGAAAACCCTATCATGGATTGGCTGAATATCCCTAGGACAGGGAGTGCATCTTTGACTTTACTGGATGATGCAAATGAATGTGATCCTGCTACACCTTCTAGGGCTGTGGTTGATATGATATGCAAGGCGGTATCGAGTGAGGATGTCCTTGACAAGCCAATCGGGGCCTGGGAATCAAAGAAGAGTGGCATGCTCGATGGTAGGAGGCAAAAGAGGAAGAAAGGGAAAACAGCTACTAATGTTGAGGGTTCGTCGCACGCAATGTCT